A window of the Syntrophothermus lipocalidus DSM 12680 genome harbors these coding sequences:
- a CDS encoding XTP/dITP diphosphatase — MERKLVLATRNGKKLQELKQLLDGMGVEMLSLEQFPEVPEVEEDGETFAENAIKKARTIAEVTGMVTLADDSGLEVDALGGSPGVHSARFAGEHGDDAANNAKLMDLMRGVPEEKRGARFRCVVAVAVPWGEVHLAEGTCEGKIAHEPRGDWGFGYDPLFVVEGYGRTMAELPPEVKNSISHRGRALERARAILASLWEGE, encoded by the coding sequence ATGGAAAGGAAGCTGGTCCTAGCAACACGTAACGGCAAGAAGTTGCAGGAGTTGAAGCAGCTTCTGGACGGCATGGGAGTGGAAATGCTCAGCCTTGAACAGTTTCCGGAGGTTCCCGAAGTGGAAGAGGACGGGGAAACGTTTGCTGAAAACGCAATAAAAAAGGCGAGGACTATAGCCGAAGTGACTGGAATGGTTACCCTAGCCGACGATTCGGGGCTTGAAGTTGACGCCCTCGGGGGCAGCCCGGGCGTGCACTCGGCCCGGTTTGCGGGGGAACACGGAGATGATGCTGCTAATAACGCCAAACTGATGGACCTGATGAGGGGCGTGCCTGAGGAAAAACGGGGTGCAAGGTTTCGGTGTGTTGTTGCCGTGGCCGTTCCTTGGGGCGAGGTACACCTAGCCGAAGGGACCTGCGAGGGAAAGATAGCCCACGAACCTCGGGGAGATTGGGGTTTCGGGTATGACCCGCTGTTTGTCGTAGAAGGGTACGGGCGAACCATGGCAGAACTGCCGCCCGAGGTCAAAAACAGCATCAGCCACCGGGGACGGGCTTTGGAGCGAGCACGGGCCATACTCGCTTCCTTATGGGAGGGAGAGTGA
- the rph gene encoding ribonuclease PH codes for MTRTSGRAFDEPRPINIITGYTKFAPGSVLIETGDTRVICTASVEDKVPPFLKGTGTGWVTAEYSMLPGSTPTRTAREVTRGRVSGRTSEIQRLIGRALRAVVDMSALGERTVWIDCDVIQADGGTRTASITGAFVALYLAMQKLKESGIIERLPVTDYVAATSVGIVRGIPLLDLEYGEDSEAEVDMNVVMTESGKFVEIQGTAENNPFSQDELDELLRLAKKGISILIAKQKAVLGAEK; via the coding sequence ATGACTAGAACCAGCGGGCGGGCTTTCGACGAACCCCGGCCGATTAACATAATTACCGGATACACCAAGTTTGCCCCCGGATCAGTTTTGATCGAAACCGGGGACACCCGGGTAATATGTACGGCTTCGGTTGAAGACAAGGTGCCGCCCTTTCTCAAAGGAACCGGGACTGGCTGGGTGACCGCCGAATACTCGATGTTGCCCGGCTCGACCCCTACCAGGACTGCTCGGGAGGTAACCAGGGGCAGGGTCAGCGGCAGGACCTCAGAGATACAGCGGTTGATCGGACGGGCCCTGCGGGCGGTAGTTGATATGTCCGCGCTGGGCGAAAGGACCGTTTGGATCGACTGCGACGTCATTCAGGCCGACGGAGGAACCCGAACCGCTTCGATAACCGGGGCTTTCGTGGCCCTTTACCTGGCTATGCAGAAACTTAAAGAATCAGGTATAATCGAAAGACTGCCGGTCACCGATTACGTCGCTGCTACCAGCGTGGGCATAGTGCGGGGCATTCCTCTGCTCGACCTGGAGTACGGGGAAGACTCAGAAGCTGAAGTGGACATGAACGTGGTGATGACCGAGAGTGGAAAATTCGTAGAGATCCAGGGAACGGCCGAGAACAACCCTTTTAGCCAGGATGAGCTAGACGAACTGCTGCGCTTGGCTAAAAAGGGAATATCTATTCTCATCGCCAAGCAGAAGGCGGTTTTAGGGGCTGAGAAGTGA
- a CDS encoding Fe-S-containing hydro-lyase has translation MLELKAPLSNETVNRLRVGDLVKVSGTVYTARDAAHQLIVKALEKGESLPFSLEGQIVYYTGPCPAPPGRVIGSCGPTTSGRMDAYTPHLLSAGMKAMIGKGDRGGEVVDAMQKYGAVYLATIGGAGAYLAGKVKKAEMVAYPELGPEAVIRLEVEGLPCVVAIDSRGGNLYHIGKQRFNRA, from the coding sequence ATGCTGGAATTAAAGGCACCGTTATCGAATGAGACAGTGAACCGACTGCGGGTAGGAGATCTGGTTAAGGTGAGCGGCACGGTTTACACCGCCCGTGATGCGGCTCACCAGCTCATAGTGAAGGCTCTGGAGAAAGGGGAAAGCCTGCCTTTTTCTCTGGAAGGACAGATAGTGTACTACACCGGCCCTTGTCCTGCTCCGCCGGGAAGAGTAATCGGCTCCTGCGGACCTACCACCAGCGGGCGCATGGATGCCTACACCCCGCATTTGCTCTCTGCCGGGATGAAAGCCATGATTGGAAAAGGGGATAGGGGCGGAGAGGTAGTCGATGCCATGCAGAAATACGGAGCTGTGTACCTGGCAACAATAGGCGGAGCAGGAGCGTATTTAGCGGGTAAGGTCAAAAAGGCGGAAATGGTCGCTTACCCGGAGTTGGGACCGGAGGCAGTCATACGATTGGAAGTCGAGGGGTTGCCTTGTGTGGTTGCCATTGACTCCCGTGGAGGAAACCTTTACCATATAGGGAAACAGAGGTTCAACCGGGCTTGA
- a CDS encoding fumarate hydratase yields MREVDCQDIEAAVADLVIRANTQLPRDVYEALERACQVEESDIGRSCLEIILKNAELARSEGLALCQDTGQLAVNVKLGQEIHITGGNLLAAINRGVAKGYREGFFRASVVDNPIYRRNTGDNTPAIINIEVVDGDGLELEAMPKGAGSENMGRLAMLKPSDGWPGVERFVLETVEQAGPNPCPPVIVGIGLGGNMEKAAQLAKKALFRPLDVKNQDERLARLEGDLLEKINRLGIGPQGFGGRVTALAVAIECFPTHIASLPVAVCLGCHCMRRCTTRL; encoded by the coding sequence GTGAGGGAAGTAGACTGTCAAGATATAGAGGCGGCGGTAGCCGACTTGGTAATCAGGGCCAACACTCAGCTGCCCCGTGATGTGTACGAGGCTTTAGAAAGAGCCTGCCAGGTAGAGGAATCGGACATCGGGAGAAGCTGTCTGGAGATAATTCTGAAGAACGCCGAGCTTGCGCGTTCGGAGGGGTTGGCCTTGTGCCAGGACACGGGACAGTTAGCCGTAAACGTCAAGCTCGGACAGGAAATACATATAACCGGAGGGAATCTGCTGGCGGCTATCAACCGAGGAGTGGCCAAGGGGTATCGGGAAGGATTCTTTCGGGCGTCGGTGGTAGATAATCCCATCTACCGCCGGAACACGGGAGATAATACCCCGGCCATCATCAACATCGAGGTCGTAGATGGGGATGGGCTGGAACTAGAGGCCATGCCGAAAGGCGCAGGTAGTGAGAACATGGGGAGACTAGCCATGCTCAAACCGAGTGACGGCTGGCCTGGTGTCGAAAGATTTGTACTCGAGACCGTAGAACAAGCAGGGCCTAACCCGTGCCCCCCGGTCATTGTGGGGATAGGGCTGGGCGGAAATATGGAGAAGGCAGCCCAGCTGGCCAAAAAGGCCTTATTCCGGCCCTTGGACGTCAAGAACCAGGACGAACGTTTAGCCCGGCTGGAAGGTGACTTATTGGAAAAGATTAACCGGCTGGGAATAGGCCCGCAGGGGTTTGGGGGACGGGTTACCGCTTTAGCTGTGGCCATAGAGTGTTTCCCTACCCATATTGCCAGCCTGCCGGTGGCAGTTTGTCTTGGCTGTCACTGTATGCGGCGGTGTACGACCAGGTTGTAG
- a CDS encoding MBL fold metallo-hydrolase, whose product MELTILGCWAPYPRVGEACPGYLIRTEKATVLLECGHSVFSVLQKYQDFKHLDLVVISHFHPDHYVDLYAFRHALRATKMLGQRSEPLRLLVPAQPVDMFNYWYSTEEFRVEPIACPVEVRDIKLSFVPVLHTMPGYMIVAEDQRGHRLVYSGDTDYIEESLGAAAGADVLLAEASILDRDREYARKAKHLTAKETGRWANWCRAKKLVLTHFWPEYDLKEIEAEARSEYSGELVLAREGLKVEI is encoded by the coding sequence ATGGAATTAACGATTTTGGGGTGCTGGGCACCGTATCCCCGGGTCGGTGAGGCCTGTCCAGGTTACCTAATAAGAACTGAAAAGGCGACCGTGCTTTTAGAGTGCGGGCATTCCGTTTTTTCAGTTCTCCAGAAATACCAGGACTTCAAGCATCTGGACCTGGTGGTTATCAGCCATTTTCATCCTGACCATTACGTGGACCTTTATGCTTTTCGTCACGCTTTGCGTGCGACCAAGATGCTGGGGCAGCGGTCGGAGCCGTTACGACTGCTGGTTCCGGCCCAGCCGGTAGATATGTTCAACTACTGGTACAGCACCGAAGAGTTTAGGGTGGAGCCTATCGCCTGCCCGGTTGAGGTGCGAGATATCAAACTTAGTTTTGTGCCTGTTCTTCACACCATGCCGGGGTATATGATAGTGGCCGAGGATCAGAGAGGCCACCGCCTGGTTTATTCAGGGGATACCGATTACATCGAGGAGAGCTTGGGGGCAGCTGCTGGAGCAGATGTTTTGCTGGCAGAAGCGAGTATCCTGGATCGAGACCGGGAGTACGCCCGCAAGGCCAAGCATCTCACGGCTAAGGAAACCGGTCGGTGGGCAAACTGGTGCAGAGCCAAGAAGCTGGTTTTGACTCATTTTTGGCCCGAATATGACCTCAAAGAGATCGAAGCCGAGGCAAGATCCGAGTATTCGGGGGAACTGGTGCTCGCCCGTGAAGGGCTGAAGGTGGAGATTTGA
- a CDS encoding acyl-CoA dehydratase activase, producing MVGIDLGSRNVKIVQMVDGKVVKKQSFDTIAFYRRFGLVGEGRLSLDLAELGFDVYEELVATGYGKLAVTVEGAEQIPEIQAHVLGACHSTGFSSFTLVDIGGQDTKVVQIRNGQAVDFLTNDRCAAGSGRYLEHMAGILGMELEELGRYDQDPVHLNSTCAIFGETEVIGHIVTGCPAPRLAAGVNYAVYRKLAPMIRKLKSEVLVLSGGGALNQALGRIMSRETGCQVIQVPEPQYNGAIGCCIYRRRV from the coding sequence ATGGTAGGTATTGATTTAGGCTCGCGCAATGTCAAGATAGTCCAGATGGTGGACGGTAAGGTTGTTAAGAAGCAGTCGTTTGATACGATTGCTTTCTACCGGCGCTTCGGGTTGGTAGGGGAGGGACGGCTGAGTCTTGATCTGGCAGAACTGGGCTTCGATGTGTACGAGGAACTTGTAGCCACCGGCTACGGGAAACTTGCAGTGACAGTGGAAGGGGCGGAACAGATTCCCGAGATTCAGGCCCATGTTTTGGGAGCTTGCCACAGTACTGGTTTCTCCAGTTTTACCCTGGTGGATATCGGAGGTCAGGATACCAAGGTGGTACAGATAAGAAACGGGCAAGCGGTCGATTTTCTTACCAATGACCGGTGCGCTGCCGGGTCGGGTCGTTATCTGGAACACATGGCGGGAATCCTGGGTATGGAGCTAGAAGAATTGGGAAGATACGACCAGGATCCGGTTCACTTGAATTCTACCTGTGCTATTTTCGGAGAGACCGAGGTCATAGGGCACATAGTAACCGGGTGCCCTGCACCCAGGCTGGCAGCAGGTGTGAACTACGCTGTTTACCGCAAGCTGGCTCCGATGATACGCAAGCTCAAGAGCGAGGTGTTAGTATTATCAGGCGGGGGGGCTCTTAATCAGGCTCTGGGCCGAATAATGTCCAGAGAGACTGGTTGCCAAGTCATTCAGGTACCGGAACCCCAATACAACGGGGCCATAGGATGCTGTATTTACAGGAGGAGGGTGTAA
- a CDS encoding 2-hydroxyacyl-CoA dehydratase family protein, translated as MGRIGFTTTIPVEMILAAGKVPVDLNNLFINADRPQELVDQAEEEGYPRNICGWIKGIYSVALQLPDMEALVAVMQGDCSNTQALVETLVMQGIKTIPFAYPFDRDPDMLRLQMEKLRQEMGVTWERVEEVRQELAGTRELLRELDELTWKHNLVSGFENHYYQVSATDFNQDPEAFTRELERFVDEVKSRAPFRQEIRLAYIGVPPIVKDLYQYLESQGARVVYNEIQRQFAMPFNATDLVEQYLLYTYPYGAFARLDDILVEIEKRNVDGVIHYVQTFCFRQIEDIIFRSRIKKPFLTLEGDKPGYLDAHTRMRVEAFLRMLASVKGNK; from the coding sequence ATGGGAAGGATAGGTTTTACTACGACTATACCGGTGGAGATGATTCTGGCGGCGGGCAAGGTTCCGGTCGACCTGAATAATCTCTTCATAAACGCGGATCGTCCCCAAGAACTGGTAGACCAGGCTGAGGAAGAAGGGTATCCGCGCAATATTTGCGGGTGGATAAAGGGCATCTACTCGGTCGCCCTGCAGCTGCCGGACATGGAGGCTCTGGTGGCAGTGATGCAGGGGGACTGTAGCAATACCCAAGCTCTGGTCGAGACTCTAGTGATGCAGGGGATCAAGACTATTCCGTTTGCTTATCCTTTTGATCGGGACCCGGACATGCTTAGACTTCAGATGGAAAAACTAAGGCAGGAGATGGGTGTAACCTGGGAACGAGTGGAAGAGGTAAGACAGGAACTGGCAGGTACGAGGGAGCTTTTGCGGGAGTTGGACGAGCTCACCTGGAAGCACAACCTGGTCAGCGGTTTTGAGAACCATTACTATCAGGTTAGTGCTACAGATTTTAACCAGGATCCGGAGGCTTTTACCCGCGAACTGGAAAGATTCGTGGATGAGGTTAAGTCACGGGCACCATTTCGGCAAGAAATTCGGCTGGCCTACATAGGGGTACCGCCCATAGTCAAAGACCTCTACCAGTACCTGGAGAGTCAAGGCGCCAGAGTGGTGTACAACGAGATCCAGCGGCAGTTTGCTATGCCGTTTAACGCTACCGATTTGGTGGAACAGTACCTGCTCTACACTTATCCCTACGGGGCTTTTGCCCGCCTCGATGATATTCTGGTCGAGATCGAGAAAAGAAACGTAGACGGGGTTATCCACTATGTTCAGACCTTTTGTTTTCGCCAGATCGAAGACATCATATTCCGCTCCCGTATCAAGAAACCGTTCCTTACATTGGAGGGAGACAAGCCGGGTTATCTAGATGCCCACACACGTATGCGGGTAGAGGCGTTCTTGAGGATGTTGGCTTCCGTTAAGGGTAATAAATGA
- the murI gene encoding glutamate racemase, translating to MERAQPVGVFDSGVGGLTVVKEIIKRLPCENIIYIGDTANVPYGGKPPQELIRLGKNIIDFLINQGAKAVVAACNTSSSVSIPILRDMCPVPVIDVIVPGAANAAAVTRNGRVGVIATEATVKTGAYTRHIKALSPGISVYEVACPRFVPLVEQGVLEGDEVEEVANEYLQPLRRQGIDTLVIGCTHYPFLIPVIQKVMGKGVRLVDPAEETASRLRATLLERGLDNPGTTSPQYRFFATGSSESFFRVGKLLPEIDIRKVTTLKLERGIWEG from the coding sequence TTGGAACGTGCACAGCCCGTCGGGGTTTTTGACTCCGGCGTGGGCGGTCTTACGGTGGTAAAGGAGATAATCAAGAGGTTGCCCTGCGAGAACATAATATACATCGGTGATACGGCAAACGTACCTTACGGTGGGAAGCCGCCCCAAGAACTGATTCGGCTAGGCAAGAACATAATCGATTTTTTGATTAACCAAGGAGCAAAAGCGGTAGTGGCAGCATGCAACACCAGTTCGTCGGTGTCGATACCGATTTTAAGAGACATGTGCCCAGTACCGGTAATCGACGTAATAGTACCTGGAGCTGCCAACGCGGCAGCAGTCACCCGTAATGGCAGAGTCGGGGTCATTGCCACGGAGGCTACGGTGAAGACCGGGGCCTATACCAGACATATCAAAGCTCTATCTCCGGGGATTTCGGTTTATGAAGTGGCCTGTCCCCGTTTCGTGCCTTTGGTCGAGCAGGGGGTCCTAGAGGGGGACGAGGTAGAAGAGGTGGCGAACGAGTACTTGCAACCGTTGCGCCGGCAAGGGATAGACACTCTGGTCATCGGCTGCACTCATTACCCTTTCTTGATACCTGTTATTCAAAAAGTAATGGGCAAAGGGGTACGCTTGGTGGATCCGGCGGAAGAAACGGCTAGCCGGCTAAGAGCGACGCTGTTGGAACGGGGATTGGACAACCCGGGGACTACCAGCCCCCAATACCGGTTTTTTGCTACCGGTTCCAGCGAATCTTTTTTCCGGGTGGGGAAACTGTTACCCGAGATCGATATCCGAAAGGTGACGACGTTGAAACTGGAGCGGGGAATATGGGAAGGATAG